In Leptospira harrisiae, a genomic segment contains:
- a CDS encoding DUF1318 domain-containing protein: MKRLIFLSLMLGCKSILNLKVPPITITNAQTAAEKQMVGEDRELEKDGWMIASIQSSSNGRSNREKLAAEDLDPEIKAHRVRLNYLTPELKRYKMHGIVGETPSGLVKLNPLAIGLPSYSQYEIPAKRKRVEDVILFLNESRKVIWEKEVFTQKKKGKKDDELVQFKQSLIDEYYQSVSAGEYYETTSGRWEKFQ, from the coding sequence ATGAAACGTCTTATTTTTTTATCCCTAATGTTGGGATGTAAATCCATCTTAAACCTAAAAGTTCCTCCAATCACAATCACTAATGCGCAAACAGCGGCCGAAAAACAAATGGTAGGTGAAGATCGAGAGTTAGAGAAAGATGGTTGGATGATTGCTTCTATTCAATCATCGTCAAATGGCCGATCCAATCGTGAAAAATTAGCTGCAGAAGATTTAGATCCAGAGATAAAGGCTCATCGTGTACGATTAAACTATTTAACACCAGAATTAAAAAGGTACAAAATGCACGGTATTGTGGGGGAGACTCCATCTGGTTTAGTTAAGCTAAATCCTCTAGCAATTGGGTTACCAAGTTATTCTCAGTATGAGATTCCTGCAAAACGAAAACGTGTTGAAGATGTGATTTTGTTTTTAAATGAATCAAGAAAAGTCATTTGGGAAAAAGAAGTTTTTACTCAGAAGAAAAAAGGGAAAAAGGACGACGAGTTAGTTCAATTCAAACAATCTTTAATTGACGAATATTATCAATCTGTTTCGGCAGGAGAATATTATGAAACAACAAGTGGTAGATGGGAGAAATTCCAATGA